In the genome of Bradyrhizobium sp. CIAT3101, one region contains:
- a CDS encoding YciI family protein, with protein MRFMMLMIPLGYETAPADVQLDPERVAAMMRYNEALKDAGVLITLDGLHPPSMGARVSFATGLPVVTDGPFAEAKEVLGGYWMIEVGSREEAIAWAKKCPASANEIIEIRQVQEMSDFPPEVQAAAAGFDDLKT; from the coding sequence ATGCGATTCATGATGCTGATGATCCCGCTCGGCTACGAGACCGCGCCGGCGGACGTGCAACTCGATCCCGAACGCGTCGCCGCGATGATGCGCTACAACGAGGCGCTGAAGGATGCCGGCGTGCTGATCACGCTGGACGGCCTGCATCCGCCGTCAATGGGCGCCCGCGTCTCGTTTGCCACCGGCCTGCCTGTCGTGACCGACGGCCCGTTCGCGGAAGCCAAAGAAGTGCTGGGCGGCTATTGGATGATCGAGGTCGGCTCGCGCGAGGAGGCGATCGCCTGGGCGAAGAAGTGCCCGGCTTCCGCCAATGAGATCATCGAGATCCGCCAGGTGCAGGAAATGTCCGATTTCCCGCCGGAGGTGCAGGCGGCCGCCGCCGGTTTTGACGATCTGAAGACCTAG
- a CDS encoding PAS domain-containing methyl-accepting chemotaxis protein, whose protein sequence is MFNFQSKKVRHAVAEVEALDRSQAVIEFGLDGTILDANENLLKMSGYSLAEIRGKHHSIFVSPAERESARYRDFWASLNRGEFQTTQYRRYGKDGREVWVHASYAPLLDESGKVVSFIKFATDITAYKMRSMEEAGKLAAISRAQAVIEFNMDGTIVTANDNFLNAVGYSLDEIQGKHHSMFVTPEDRAGSAYADFWARLNRGQFEAAEYKRLGKGGKEIWILATYNPILDEMGRPFKVVKFATDVTAQKMKAADNDGQLAAIQKSQAVIEFNMDGTIRTANQNFLSAMGYSLAEIKGQHHSMFVEPNEKNSAAYRQFWETLNRGEYQAAEYKRLAKGGREIWIQASYNPIFDLNGKPYKVVKYATDITAQAIGRKKADNARGLIEAVAAGSEQMSASIREISATMAKSRENSKVATTRVDAADGQAQRLNAAAQAMSGIVEMIAGITSQINLLALNATIESARAGEAGRGFAVVASEVKNLANQAKQATDTITSEIDALNTISGDVASSLTAIKIAIAGVNEFIASTAAAVEEQSAVTADMSANMQRASAELS, encoded by the coding sequence TTGTTCAATTTTCAGAGCAAGAAAGTCAGGCACGCAGTCGCTGAGGTCGAGGCGCTCGACCGGTCGCAGGCGGTGATCGAGTTCGGTCTCGACGGCACCATTCTCGATGCCAATGAAAATCTGCTGAAGATGAGCGGCTATTCGCTCGCGGAGATCAGGGGCAAGCATCACAGCATCTTCGTGAGCCCGGCCGAGCGCGAGAGCGCCCGCTACCGCGATTTCTGGGCCAGCCTGAACCGCGGCGAGTTCCAGACCACGCAATACAGGCGCTACGGCAAGGATGGCAGGGAAGTCTGGGTCCACGCCTCCTACGCGCCGCTGCTCGACGAGAGCGGCAAGGTCGTCAGCTTCATCAAGTTCGCCACCGACATCACGGCGTACAAGATGAGGAGCATGGAGGAAGCGGGCAAGCTCGCTGCGATCAGCCGTGCCCAGGCCGTCATCGAGTTCAACATGGACGGCACCATCGTCACCGCCAACGACAACTTCCTCAATGCAGTGGGCTATTCGCTCGACGAGATCCAGGGCAAGCATCACAGCATGTTCGTGACGCCGGAGGATCGCGCCGGCTCCGCCTATGCCGATTTTTGGGCGCGGCTGAACCGCGGCCAGTTCGAAGCCGCCGAATACAAGCGGCTCGGCAAGGGCGGCAAGGAGATCTGGATTCTCGCGACCTACAACCCGATCCTCGACGAGATGGGCCGGCCGTTCAAGGTGGTGAAGTTCGCAACCGACGTCACCGCGCAGAAGATGAAGGCCGCCGACAATGACGGCCAGCTCGCCGCGATCCAGAAGTCGCAGGCGGTGATCGAGTTCAACATGGACGGCACCATCCGCACCGCCAACCAGAATTTCCTGAGCGCGATGGGCTATTCGCTGGCCGAGATCAAGGGCCAGCACCACTCCATGTTCGTCGAGCCGAACGAAAAGAATTCGGCCGCCTACCGCCAGTTCTGGGAGACGCTCAATCGCGGCGAATACCAGGCCGCCGAGTACAAGCGGCTCGCCAAGGGCGGCCGCGAGATCTGGATCCAGGCGTCGTACAATCCGATCTTCGACCTCAACGGCAAGCCCTACAAGGTGGTGAAATACGCCACCGACATCACCGCGCAGGCGATCGGCCGAAAGAAGGCCGACAATGCCCGCGGGTTGATCGAAGCGGTCGCGGCCGGCAGCGAGCAGATGAGCGCCTCGATCCGCGAGATCTCCGCGACCATGGCGAAGTCGCGCGAGAACTCCAAGGTTGCGACCACGAGGGTCGACGCCGCCGACGGCCAGGCGCAGCGGCTGAACGCGGCCGCGCAGGCCATGAGCGGCATCGTCGAGATGATCGCCGGCATCACCAGCCAGATCAATCTGCTCGCACTCAACGCCACGATCGAATCCGCGCGTGCGGGTGAAGCCGGCCGGGGCTTCGCCGTGGTCGCCTCCGAGGTGAAGAACCTCGCCAACCAGGCCAAGCAGGCGACCGACACGATCACCTCCGAAATCGACGCGCTGAACACCATTTCCGGCGACGTCGCGAGCTCACTGACAGCGATCAAGATCGCGATCGCCGGCGTCAACGAGTTCATCGCCTCGACCGCCGCCGCGGTCGAGGAGCAGAGCGCCGTGACCGCGGACATGTCGGCGAACATGCAGCGCGCGTCGGCGGAACTGTCGTAG
- a CDS encoding DUF2852 domain-containing protein: MAYTADVNRWRGPSDQQQQQYERPHMLDTPWHPGWIAVTILGFIIWWPIGLALLFFTLGSRRMSCWSNSDRWQNKMERMQYKMDRMRDRMERRGFGGFGFGPPSSGNRAFDEYRSETLRRLEEEQVEFKNFLDRLRHAKDKEEFDQFMAQHKTRPTPPPTDQQQG, from the coding sequence ATGGCCTACACCGCTGATGTCAATCGCTGGCGCGGCCCCTCGGACCAACAACAGCAGCAGTACGAGCGGCCCCACATGCTCGATACGCCCTGGCATCCTGGCTGGATTGCCGTGACCATTCTCGGCTTCATCATCTGGTGGCCGATCGGTTTAGCCCTTCTCTTTTTCACACTCGGGAGCAGAAGAATGTCGTGCTGGAGCAACTCTGATCGCTGGCAGAACAAGATGGAGCGGATGCAGTACAAGATGGACCGCATGCGCGACCGCATGGAGCGCCGAGGCTTCGGCGGCTTTGGCTTCGGCCCGCCGTCCTCCGGCAATCGCGCCTTCGACGAGTATCGCTCTGAAACGCTGCGCCGGCTCGAGGAAGAGCAGGTCGAGTTCAAGAACTTCCTCGACCGCCTGCGCCACGCCAAGGACAAGGAAGAGTTCGACCAGTTCATGGCCCAGCACAAGACGCGTCCGACCCCGCCGCCGACCGACCAGCAGCAGGGTTGA
- a CDS encoding TetR/AcrR family transcriptional regulator — protein sequence MSWRKEQRRAERGYHHGNLKEALLQAALGLIAEKGAAGFTFADAARMAGVSAAAPYRHFRDRDELLSSIAQRGFEQFEARLTAAWDDGRPDTVTAFERVGRAYLAFAREEPAFYNAMFESGLPVDANAALQAASERAFNVIRAAAERLAALAPPGTPRPPAMMMALHIWSMAHGVASLFSRGDAARRKLPMSPDELLEAEVLIYLRGLGFPTDRRPQAKSAEPPPVPPEAPSGSGVPPGGPWGKPK from the coding sequence ATGAGCTGGCGCAAGGAGCAGCGCCGCGCCGAGCGCGGCTATCACCACGGCAATCTGAAGGAAGCACTTCTGCAGGCCGCCCTCGGGCTGATCGCCGAGAAGGGCGCGGCCGGGTTCACCTTTGCCGATGCCGCGCGCATGGCCGGCGTCAGCGCGGCGGCGCCTTACCGGCATTTTCGCGACCGTGACGAACTGCTGTCCTCGATCGCCCAGCGTGGTTTTGAGCAGTTCGAAGCGCGTCTCACGGCAGCCTGGGACGATGGGCGCCCCGACACCGTCACCGCGTTCGAGCGTGTCGGCCGGGCCTATCTCGCCTTCGCCCGCGAGGAGCCCGCTTTCTACAACGCGATGTTCGAATCCGGCCTGCCGGTCGATGCCAATGCGGCGCTGCAGGCCGCAAGCGAGCGTGCTTTCAACGTCATTCGCGCCGCCGCGGAGCGTCTTGCGGCGCTGGCGCCGCCCGGCACGCCGCGTCCGCCGGCGATGATGATGGCCCTGCACATCTGGTCGATGGCGCATGGCGTCGCCTCGCTGTTCTCGCGCGGGGACGCCGCGCGACGAAAGCTGCCGATGTCGCCGGACGAACTGCTAGAGGCCGAGGTGCTGATCTATCTGCGCGGCCTCGGCTTCCCGACCGACCGCAGGCCGCAGGCGAAAAGCGCCGAGCCGCCGCCGGTGCCGCCGGAGGCTCCCTCCGGTTCCGGAGTGCCGCCGGGCGGGCCTTGGGGCAAGCCGAAATAA